The following coding sequences lie in one Schistosoma mansoni strain Puerto Rico chromosome 3, complete genome genomic window:
- a CDS encoding myelin proteolipid-related, whose protein sequence is MGGRCSAALFMCTIYVTIIVWLIFLTFLVVPTFCWAMFNSICTAELADVWHKPGARRSGPDGRVAPSLSELRDRKDYLMETYTARLAYYYQNLNLGYNPSDPQNGFRPPFVNLGNSPNLPNYHDNRYYSPDFNYIFNLTHYGVYIKPWMYVESLNYREAITSLSEFTRFCDEVMIVGPLFACSLGGAVFVLLGWTLFVGSLSAYYTRIKLTKELTDFKQCIALRSPKNHDPSAYF, encoded by the exons ATGGGTGGGCGTTGTTCAGCAGCTCTGTTCATGTGCACCATATATGTAACCATAATTGTATGGTTAATATTTCTGACATTCCTTGTTGTTCCTACATTTTGTTGGGCAATGTTCAACTCGATTTGTACTGCTGAGTTAGCTGATGTTTGGCATAAACCAG GTGCACGACGTTCTGGTCCTGATGGCCGTGTTGCTCCTTCTCTGTCAGAGTTACGAGATCGTAAAGATTATCTTATGGAAACGTATACAGCTCGTCTCGCCTACTATTATCAAAATCTCAATTTGGGCTATAATCCTTCCGATCCTCAGAACGGCTTCAGACCTCCTTTCGTTAATCTGGGAAACTCACCCAATCTACCAAATTATCACGACAATCGATATTATTCtcctgatttcaactacattttTAACTTGACACATTATGGTGTTTATATCAAACCATGGATGTATGTTGAGTCACTGAATTATCGTGAAGCTATTACTTCTCTGAGTGAATTTACAAGATTTTGTGACGAAGTTATGATAGTGGGTCCACTTTTTGCTTGTTCACTTGGCGGTGCTGTTTTCGTTCTACTTGGTTGGACTCTATTTGTTGGCTCATTGTCAGCCTATTATACTCGAATAAAATTGACAAAAGAACTGACAGATTTCAAACAGTGCATTGCATTAAGGTCACCCAAAAACCATGATCCATCAGCTTATTTTTAA